Proteins from one Salmo salar chromosome ssa29, Ssal_v3.1, whole genome shotgun sequence genomic window:
- the LOC106590246 gene encoding patched domain-containing protein 3-like isoform X2: protein MLIAGIGVDDMFIMISCWQQTQVHDNVEDRMAATYKDAAVSITITTLTDALAFYIGLLTPFRSVQSFCMYTGTAVLFCYLYNITFFGAFLALNGSREKGNRHWLTCMKVPEPEENSKKYNLCCVGGAYDQETGKEEVMPINNFFKMYYGPFLTNTWTKVFVILLYAGYLGSSIYGCFQIQEGIDLKNLAADSSYVGSYYDNEDQYFSEYGPNVMVVVTDSKFQYWDKTARKRLDTCLERFESLTLDGRSLVAKNMTLSWLNEYVKPGRVSNPNNETIFMDSLPTFLQQSDFTQDVNILNKIIISSRMFIQTINVSTAVDEKNMLNKLRETANGCSEKLVVYHPAFIYFDQYAVIVSNTIQNIVVATLAMLVISLMLIPNPICSLWVTFAIASVIVGVAGFMALWDVNLDSVSMINLVICIGFSVDFSAHISYAFVSSKEVTANKKAVDAVYHLGYPIIQGAVSTILGVVVLSAAESYIFRTFFKIMFLVILFGVLHGIVFIPVFLTFFGICNFN from the coding sequence ATGTTGATCGCAGGAATTGGTGTTGACGACATGTTCATCATGATTTCCTGCTGGCAGCAGACTCAAGTTCATGACAACGTAGAGGACCGAATGGCAGCTACATACAAAGACGCAGCTGTCTCTATCACCATCACAACACTAACTGATGCCCTGGCCttctatattggtctgttaactCCCTTTCGTTCTGTACAATCCTTTTGTATGTATACTGGTACAGCTGTCCTGTTCTGTTACTTGTACAATATCACCTTCTTTGGTGCATTTCTGGCATTGAATGGGAGTCGTGAAAAGGGCAACAGACACTGGCTGACATGCATGAAGGTTCCAGAACCAGAGGAGAACTCTAAAAAGTACAACCTCTGCTGTGTAGGAGGGGCATATGACCAGGAAACGGGGAAAGAGGAAGTTATGCCAATTAACAACTTCTTTAAGATGTACTATGGGCCATTTCTAACAAATACTTGGACCAAGGTGTTTGTGATCCTGCTCTATGCTGGATATTTGGGCTCAAGTATCTATGGTTGCTTCCAAATCCAAGAAGGCATAGACCTTAAAAACCTAGCAGCTGATAGCTCATATGTGGGTAGCTATTACGATAATGAGGACCAATACTTTTCAGAGTATGGTCCAAATGTTATGGTTGTTGTGACTGACAGTAAGTTTCAATATTGGGACAAAACTGCTCGAAAGCGTCTTGATACTTGTCTTGAACGTTTTGAGAGTCTAACGTTGGATGGTCGATCATTGGTTGCTAAAAATATGACCCTCTCTTGGCTTAATGAATATGTGAAACCAGGTCGAGTTTCAAATCCAAATAACGAAACCATTTTCATGGATAGTTTACCTACATTTTTACAACAATCAGATTTCACACAAGATGTGAATATTTTAAACAAAATCATAATTTCCTCACGTATGTTTATTCAGACAATCAACGTCAGTACAGCTGTTGATGAAAAGAACATGTTGAATAAGCTTCGAGAGACAGCTAATGGTTGTTCAGAAAAGTTGGTTGTTTACCACCCTGCTTTCATATACTTTGACCAGTATGCAGTCATTGTTAGTAATACCATCCAAAACATTGTAGTTGCCACTCTTGCCATGCTGGTGATCTCCCTCATGTTGATCCCCAACCCCATATGTTCTCTGTGGGTGACCTTTGCCATTGCCTCTGTCATAGTGGGTGTTGCTGGTTTCATGGCATTATGGGATGTCAATCTAGACTCTGTATCCATGATCAATCTTGTCATCTGCATTGGTTTCTCAGTGGATTTTTCTGCTCACATTTCCTATGCTTTTGTCTCTAGCAAAGAGGTCACCGCTAATAAGAAGGCTGTAGATGCTGTCTATCACTTGGGGTATCCCATCATACAGGGAGCTGTGTCTACTATCTTAGGAGTGGTGGTGCTGTCTGCTGCTGAGAGCTACATCTTCAGAACCTTCTTTAAGATCATGTTCTTGGTCATTTTGTTTGGGGTACTTCATGGCATCGTTTTCATCCCTGTGTTTCTGACCTTCTTTGGCATATGCAATTTTAATTGA